A segment of the Leptolyngbya sp. NIES-3755 genome:
ACCTGTATTCGCGTAATACTCCTGAATGTCGGTTAAGCCATATTCAACGGAATCGATTTCTTGAACAATGCGATCGGTCGTTTTGAGTAATGTTTGTAAAACTTGCGATCGCGCTTCTCCTTTATCTTTCCTGCCATAGCTAAACACATTCCGACTCTGCCAAGTTTGTCCTAATTCCTCACTCGTTTCCCAATTCGAGTCAACGACTTGATCGTTGACTAAAGAGCCATAATCGCCTGCGGGGTTCGAGAATAAACGGGCTGTGGGATTTTCGATACCTTGTTGCGTGAGCGCGATCGCATGTTTCCGAATAAAGTTCTGATCTTCCGGCTCATCTAGTTCTGCGGCTCTTTGAAACAAATCATCTAATAGCTCAATAATGTTGACAAAGCTATCTCGAAAAATCCCCGATAGATTTGCGAGAACATCAATTCGAGGATGTCCAACTTCTGAAAGCGGCTTCAAACTGTAGCGAACAATCCGCCCTGTGCCTTCTTTCGTTGGCTCTGCACCAACTAACTCTAAAAGAATTCCAAGCGATTCTCCTTTTGTTTTAATTGCATCTAATCCCCAAAGCATCACCGCAACTGTTTCTGGATAGCTTTGATGTTCTTTGAGATGCTGATCAATAATCTTTCGAGCAATTTCGCGACCGCGTTCATAAGCAGCAGGAGAAGGCATTCGATAGGGATCAAGGGCATGAATGTTTCGACCTGTGGGCAATGCTCCTAAACCATCACGCAACAAATCGCCACCGGGAGCAGGAGGAATGTATTCGCCGTTTAAGCCTCGTAGTAAATTAGTAAGTTCGTCTGGAGTTTGAAGTAAAAGATTCCGAATATCTATTGCTTCCTGATACCCTTCTAAATCCTCACCTTGAGCAATTCGAGACAGTTCAGAACTATGATCATCAAAATAAGCGTTCAAATAACTCTCGATCGCTTCCGCTGAAGGTTTCTCTCCCAATGTATGCAAGCCCGATGAGAACAATCGATTTTCTAAAACTTGCAAGTACTCATACAGCTTGATCAAATACTGATTGAAAGCAACATTGCTAAATAGACTAATGTTCTCAACATTGAAAGCAATGCCTAACCGTTTTGCATCTTCAAATGGGCAATCTGCATCAATGCCAATATCAATGATTTTTTGGACGATCGCACTTTTCAACGCATAGTTCTTTTCTGGGTCTTCCCGATACTCTGCAACTAAATCTCGAATGTTGACTAGCTCTTTGTACAATCCTGCTCGACCATACGGCGGAACATTATGAGAGATCAAAGTCCCATAGCCACGACGTTTTGCCAAAATCGACTCTGATGGATTGTTCGCAGCATAGATGTAAAGATTCGGAAGATTGCCAAGTAAGATATCTGACCAGGAATAGCCAGTATTTCCAAGCGGTGAACCGGGCAACCATTCAACAGTGCCGTGCATCCCGAAATGTACGATCGCATTCGCTCCAAAGTCATTTTGAAGCCACTTATAAAACGCTGCATATTGCGGATGTGGTGTTAAATCTCGCTCAAACATCAATCGCATCGGATCACCAGAAATCCCTAGCGGCGGCTGTACTCCGATCCAAACATTACCAAGCTGTACTCCACCCCAAACTAAGTCATCCCCTAATGTTTTAATGCCGCTACTCGATAGTGACTGCCATTGTTTCTTAACTCTCGAAGTTAATAGATAGCCTAACCACTGTTCTAATGTTTGAGTGGAGATTGCAATAGAGTCGCTTTCATCGGCATTCTTCACAGCCTGAATTAAAGCTTCTCCATCTTCGGGTAAGTCTCCAAGCTCGTATCCTCGCTCTTTCATGGCTTGAAGTAGCTTGATGAGCGATCGCGGAACATTCAAAAGTGCTGCCGTTCCGACTGCCCCATATCCCGGTGGGAATCCATAGAGCAAAATTGCAATCTTCCGCTGATTTGCAGGAGTTTGACGTAATTTAATCCATTGATTTAATCTTCCGGTTAATCGATCGACTCGTTCTGGAACTAAATAGATTGTTTCCCCAACCAAACCACCGAGCGGAATTGTATCGATCGCTCCATCCAATTCCGGTAACGAATACAAAACCACGCTCTGTAATCCGCCAATTCCCTGTCTCGTCCAAGAATGAATATCTTGAATCAACAATGGAGCCGCAACCATGTAAGGAACATTCTTTGCGCTGAGAATCCGTTTTGCTACTTCGATCTGCCGCCCTGCTTCCATTGATCCAGCGGGACCACCAACTAAAGGAAAGCCGATCGTAGAAACAATGGCATCCACTTTCACCGCTTGATCCGACAATGAAAGCGTTTCTTTAATTCCACGATCGCGCATTTCCATCTCATATTCAGTCGTCATCAAATCGCGAACCGCAACATGACCTTCAACGCCATTAATAAAAATCGGAACCGGAATCAAATTCGCTTTCTCAAACGCTTGAATCAACTTCGGAATATATGGCTGTTTTGTAATAACGTGCTTCCGATACAACAAAATTCCAACTATTGGAGAATCAGAATTGAAACGCTGTCGATACCACTCTAAATATTGCTTAGGTGATTCAAAATAACCTGAATAATCTGGATGTAATAGACCAATATTCGGAGTCTCGATCGCTTCTGCAATTTCCCCGATCGATAAGCCTAGATATTTTTGAGCGATCGTACAAAACATCGCTGCAACATTCTCAGTTCCACCCGCATTCCAATACCCATAAATAATCAGCCAATTCCGCAAATCCTGAACCTTCTGAACAGGCACAAACTTCAATAATTTCGGTCCCGTTTTCAGAAAGCTAATGTATCCCGCCAGCTTATCTTCTTCCCGCCCATTGCTAAATTTATCGAGAATGAACTTAACTGGCTTCGGCATTCCTTTGGGTTTGTCACCAATCGAAAACTTTCCGATCTGCGTCAAACCCATCAATTCCAATGCCGATTCAAACACCAATCGAATTGGAATGGTCTGAACTCGCTCTCTCAACCAAAGCACCTGATCATAGTCAAACAGGAGACTCGCAAAAAACACATCCGCTTGCTTGAGTGCGGCTTCGACTGTAGTTGGATTACTTGTGAGATCTCGATCGCTAAACACGCAAATCTCCAACTCCGGACACCGCTGATGCGCCAGTTCCGCTGCCTGCCGATACAGTCCCGCATTAAACGACTCAAATCCTGCAATCAAAACAATCCGCTTCATATTGGTTGAGAAAGAGAACTCCCCTACATTCTACGGATTGTTTTTACTCAGTTTCAGTATTCATGCTTCAACAATCCTCACATCCACTGCGGAATCCTAAAAACGAATCAATGCAGGATCACCGTATCCTTTGCTGAATTCGCCAAATATAGGCGGGTACAGTAAGTTAGTCGAACCTGATCTTGGGAATTGCGAAAACGCTGATGAAATGTTGATAACTCTGCAACCAGCTTGCCTAAATCAGAGCCTTCTGCTGGAGTAAATCCCTGACTCCGAGCTAAACCAATCAATCCAACTAAATCTAGCTGCTGAGTAAACTTAAACTCGCACCGTCGGAAATTCGTAAAATAGGGGAGCCATAAGCCCTGCCAAAATAGTTGATAACGCAAGCTCTTAAACAATGTTGTTACTGTCATTCGAGATTGTGATTTCTGCTCTTGCTCCTTGGATGCTTCAAAAATCAAACGGCTATACTCTTTTGAGACAGCATCACTTTGATCCCAAAGACTCCAAACCAATGCCAACTGTCCGCCAGGTTTGAGAACACGACGAAATTCTTGAAGACTCTTAGCAAAGTCAAACCAGTGAAACGCTTGAAACGACGTGACTAAATCGACTGTTGCCGCCTCTAGTGGAATCTGTTCAGCCGTTCCAGTCAAAAACTCTACTCGTTCATGTGGAGTCGCTGCGGCTCTCATATCCGTATTGGGTTCGATCGCGATAACCCGAACGCCACGATCGGCTAACAACCTTGCGCCAATCCCTGTCCCTGCTCCAACATCCGCAGCAAACAACTGACTGGGAGAACCCAAGCCCAACAAAATGGCATCAATTGCGGAAGCTGGATGAATCGGACGATATTTCTCATAATCTTCGCCCCGATCAGAGAAGTAGCTCAATGGATTTGGTGTCGAATCTGAGGCAGTGGTGAAATCAAAACTCATATTTCTAACCTCGCCGCAAGTTATGTTTTCACACTAGCTTAAAGACTCAGATCGTAATCTAATAAATTATTAAAACGAAAGTCGCGATCGCGCATTATTACTCAAGGATGAGAGAAAAAATGATTTACGATCGTGGAAATCCCTCGACGGTTTCAATTCACACACTCAACCAACATTCAAGGGAAAAACGCGACTGAGTTTAGAAAATTAGTTCGATCGATCAAACCAGAATGTCTCGACTCTCCAAAACTTTGTCCGGGCGATCGAAATCCGCAATAAAAACTTTCTGGATGCGGTACTACTCTACTGCTCCAGTGTTGGATCAAGTTTTTTAAGGAATTCAGGGAAGTTCTGGAGATCTTCAATAGATTCAACGGGAGGAAGTTCGATCCAGTTTGCCTCGACTTCCGAGCGATCGACGTAAGCGAAAAAGGCTTCCTCATCCTCTCGATGGTCAAGTAAATACGCTCTTAGCTCTTTTCGACTCATTGCTGAAAAATCGGGCTTCATACCTCAAAAACCTCCATCGACCTCGTAGACATTGAATCAATCTTCTAACTCTTGCTGTCTTGCTGACACAACCATATCAAGAAGATAAGGACGCAACCGCTCAGACAAAATCGATTGAACGCTTACAAGGGCTGATTTCCACACATCATAGTCGCCGGATTTGCCAAGTCCATAATCGAGTAGAAAATTCTTTGTCACTTCCAAGACTTGAAGATAATCGCTCTCTGTTAGTTCTGATCGAATTTGTTCAGTAGTTTTCATGGTTCTTGACTGCTTACTTTTGCTTAAAAGTATTCGATTTCTACCAGAACAGCAACAAAACAGACCTCTCATCCTACGTTTATCTTCAACAAAAAAGGAGGTCTAAAACCTCCCGCTAATGCTCAGAGTTAGCAAACCTTACGATCGAACAATTACGCCAGACCTGTATTTGCACCCGGTCTGCCCGTTGCGAGTTCAACCTTCACAATTTTTCCACCCATTTTTTGGATGCGTTGCTGCTCTTTGAACCAGTTCTCGTAAGGAACCAGCTTCGTAAAGAAGGTATTTTGCAGTTCGCGTTGTGTCCGAATCCGAGTTTGGCTCGGCACACAAGCGGTGATCTTGAACATTCTCATTTGGAATCTCTCCTAAAGGATGAAGAAAGCAGACACAAATTAGACGCAATGCAACGAGTGTCTAGCGGGTCGAGTTTAGAAAAATCTCAAAAATCGATCGCGCTTTAGATTCAGCTAAATGAATAGCAACTTAACAAATCTAAACGGATCAATCAGGTTAAACAAACCTCTGTTTAAAAGGTTGGAAGCCAAGAGTCAATATTAAATCGCAAAAGCCAGATCAGCCTCAACCACTTAATACTCACTCCAGACTTCCAAACCAGTCGAGAACGC
Coding sequences within it:
- a CDS encoding methyltransferase type 11 (similar to AA sequence:cyanobase_aa:Npun_F6255), whose amino-acid sequence is MSFDFTTASDSTPNPLSYFSDRGEDYEKYRPIHPASAIDAILLGLGSPSQLFAADVGAGTGIGARLLADRGVRVIAIEPNTDMRAAATPHERVEFLTGTAEQIPLEAATVDLVTSFQAFHWFDFAKSLQEFRRVLKPGGQLALVWSLWDQSDAVSKEYSRLIFEASKEQEQKSQSRMTVTTLFKSLRYQLFWQGLWLPYFTNFRRCEFKFTQQLDLVGLIGLARSQGFTPAEGSDLGKLVAELSTFHQRFRNSQDQVRLTYCTRLYLANSAKDTVILH
- a CDS encoding phycobilisome small core linker polypeptide ApcC (similar to AA sequence:cyanobase_aa:LBDG_44410); the protein is MRMFKITACVPSQTRIRTQRELQNTFFTKLVPYENWFKEQQRIQKMGGKIVKVELATGRPGANTGLA
- a CDS encoding magnesium protoporphyrin IX chelatase subunit H (similar to AA sequence:cyanobase_aa:LBDG_28900) — encoded protein: MKRIVLIAGFESFNAGLYRQAAELAHQRCPELEICVFSDRDLTSNPTTVEAALKQADVFFASLLFDYDQVLWLRERVQTIPIRLVFESALELMGLTQIGKFSIGDKPKGMPKPVKFILDKFSNGREEDKLAGYISFLKTGPKLLKFVPVQKVQDLRNWLIIYGYWNAGGTENVAAMFCTIAQKYLGLSIGEIAEAIETPNIGLLHPDYSGYFESPKQYLEWYRQRFNSDSPIVGILLYRKHVITKQPYIPKLIQAFEKANLIPVPIFINGVEGHVAVRDLMTTEYEMEMRDRGIKETLSLSDQAVKVDAIVSTIGFPLVGGPAGSMEAGRQIEVAKRILSAKNVPYMVAAPLLIQDIHSWTRQGIGGLQSVVLYSLPELDGAIDTIPLGGLVGETIYLVPERVDRLTGRLNQWIKLRQTPANQRKIAILLYGFPPGYGAVGTAALLNVPRSLIKLLQAMKERGYELGDLPEDGEALIQAVKNADESDSIAISTQTLEQWLGYLLTSRVKKQWQSLSSSGIKTLGDDLVWGGVQLGNVWIGVQPPLGISGDPMRLMFERDLTPHPQYAAFYKWLQNDFGANAIVHFGMHGTVEWLPGSPLGNTGYSWSDILLGNLPNLYIYAANNPSESILAKRRGYGTLISHNVPPYGRAGLYKELVNIRDLVAEYREDPEKNYALKSAIVQKIIDIGIDADCPFEDAKRLGIAFNVENISLFSNVAFNQYLIKLYEYLQVLENRLFSSGLHTLGEKPSAEAIESYLNAYFDDHSSELSRIAQGEDLEGYQEAIDIRNLLLQTPDELTNLLRGLNGEYIPPAPGGDLLRDGLGALPTGRNIHALDPYRMPSPAAYERGREIARKIIDQHLKEHQSYPETVAVMLWGLDAIKTKGESLGILLELVGAEPTKEGTGRIVRYSLKPLSEVGHPRIDVLANLSGIFRDSFVNIIELLDDLFQRAAELDEPEDQNFIRKHAIALTQQGIENPTARLFSNPAGDYGSLVNDQVVDSNWETSEELGQTWQSRNVFSYGRKDKGEARSQVLQTLLKTTDRIVQEIDSVEYGLTDIQEYYANTGGLKRAAEQQKGEKVQASFVESFSKDTTPRNLEELLRMEYRTKLLNPKWAEAMAAQGSGGAYEISQRMTALIGWSGTVDFKESWVYDQAADTYALDAEMAKRLQEANPEAFRNIVARMLEANGRGFWNPDQEKLEKLRSLYDQSDSKIEGVPIS
- a CDS encoding hypothetical protein (similar to AA sequence:cyanobase_aa:Npun_F4968); protein product: MKPDFSAMSRKELRAYLLDHREDEEAFFAYVDRSEVEANWIELPPVESIEDLQNFPEFLKKLDPTLEQ